The DNA segment ACTTGCAAGAACTTCATCCTTCAGGCCAAACTCTTACTTAATTCTGCTCTAAAATaaatcaagggctggtgagatggctcagtgggtaagagcacccgactgctcttccaaaagtccggagttcaaatcccagcaaccacatggtggctcataaccatccgtaacaagatctgatgccctcttctggggtgtctgaagacagNNNNNNNNNNNNNNNNNNNNNNNNNNNNNNNNNNNNNNNNNNNNNNNNNNNNNNNNNNNNggcaggcagatttctgagatcgaggccagcctggtctgcaaagtgagttccagggcagccagggctatgcagagaaaccctgtccctgtctctagTACACCAGTTGTCCTGCTCaaaccaggaggctgaggcaagaggatcaccagtttgaggccaacctgggttacaggGTGACTTCAACCTCATCTGAGGTTATATATTTAAGAACACAAACGCCCTGTGGAGATAGAGCAGcagttagaaaaaaaacaaaacttgctacttttgcagaggacccaagttcagttcccaacactcacaggGCTAATAACCGTCTGTAATTATAGGGTTATGTTCATATGTGCATGCCTACCACCTCCAGAcacatatacaattaaaaataatacaagtaaatcttcttaaaattaaaaccacaaatgggccagatgtggtagcacaacacctttaaccctagcactcagaaggcaggggtaAAAGTGGGTCTCCGTGAATtagaggctagccttggctatctataatgagtcccaggccagcctggtctatctagtgaggtccaagtcagccagggctacagagtgggaccctgtctgaaaaacaaaaccccgGGTAATCTACCCCCATACATGCATCTatctaagacagtggttctcaactttcctaacactgtgaccctttgatacagttcatGTCacggtgacccccccaaccataaaacggTTTTccttgccacttcataactgtaatgttgctactgttaggaatctgTGGAAGGGTCCTCTCTGATCCCCTGAgaagtcacaacccacaggttggtCTGGCCTAGGCTATAATtctctgagccccccccccccaaggctctGCATGCCCCAGAACAAGCTCAGATTTTTATCGGCTTCTGTGTTCTCAACAAGGCCAAGCAAGAACAACAGTTATCCAACTAAAGGAGAACCACACTGCATGTGAGCTTTCGCCTCCATGATTTTCCTCTTTtgcccatctgtgaaatgggaagaGGGTAGCTCCATACTGCCTTCACTAAAGAAAGAgctagcaatttttttttttctataaaagtcTCATTTAATGGAGCTGGAGTCATGGCTTCAGACTGTGATGTCCTTGTTCTGTGATCATTAGGATTGGGTATGGGGTCTCCAGGACACATCTCTTAACATCACCAGCACTGAAGGCAGCGGGACATGGCAGATTGCTGCACGTCGCTAGCTACCTGCATCCCTGAGCTCCAGGTTTgctgaaatcctgtctctaaaataaggcagagaacaaTGAAGGAAGATGTTCCTGAAGCCCACCTCTAACGTGCACACAggggcacatgtgcacacaaacacgtacacacacatagaaagtTCCTGCGGAAATACTTAAAGCATAGTAAACGTAAGCCTggtcatttgtgtttctgtgtgtgtgtatgtgtttgtgtacacatgcatgtgcacagggtTTGCACACTAGACAAGAGTGTTCCACTCAGATACTCATATAGATGAACCAATgaatatcctctctctctctctctctctctctctctctctctctctctctctctcgttatgtgtagccctggatgtcctggaacttgctctatagaccaggctggcttcaaactcacagaagtcctcctgcctctgtccccccaccccaaccccaagtgttggtattaaaggcactcgccaccacttcctggcacatctttttttcttacaacacttttaaaatataaaagcaggaCCACAGAGGTGTAAAGACACTTGCTCTAGAGCCCAAGAATATTAGTCCAATTCCTGGAGCCAACATGGTGAAAGAACAGAATTGGcacccacaagttgtcctctgaccctcaccatgtgggttccaggttATCAGACTCTGTCATTCTTCAGGGTACCTGCTTAGCCATCTACTCAGCccaagattttgaaaaaaaaaaaataataataataatgtcaagtGAACCTCCTTgctcattttcttccccttttctcccctgTATTTTTTCCTAcgacattatttattatttattactccCCTTGTTTGCTGTCTCCTCAAACATGGCTGTCATCTGCACTGGGCCTCCAGGATCTCAGTGGGCTGGGCTGGCTCACAGCTATGAAGAGGGCTGAAGACAGGGCAGTTGCTGGCTCCCTGCATATTTGCTGACCAGGGAATATGCAAatcactcttttgttttgttttctgtctacttaggcctggctgtgctggaacttatgtagaccagggtggcctcgaaatcacagagatctacctgcctctgcattctcAGTCTGGTATCAAAGGCATgggtcaccatgcccagcacaacTCTTTCTAATTTAACTGATCAATGGGGTGTGTGTACAGGAGTGTATGCTGGCGCGTGCAGGGgcacacttgtggaggtcagggagggtgtcagatcccttgcaGTTGGGATTTCAGGCATTTGCACGATGTCTGCTTGcatggatttgaactcagatccttatgattgtacagcaagcactcttaaccatctCAATCCCAGGTGTGTTGGACTCACAAGCTGGTGCCTGAATGTCTGGGGCAACAAACCACTTTTAATAGAAAAAAGTACTTGTGGGCCCCGATGAAGTGGCAGATGCCTGCGATCTCGGCACATGaatggtggaggcaggaaggcttCCATTTCAATGCATTCCTGGGCTCCATgggcaaaacaaaaattaaagggGTGCTGAAGAGTGatagctcagcatttaagagaacttattactcttgcagaagactctggtttagttcctagcatcCGGGAAGAagttcacaactctctgtaaaTCCAGTATgaagggatctggtgccctcttctggcctgcgtAGGCACtgcacatgcaacacacatggataaatgcagacaaaacattcatatacaaataaataaataaataaataaataaataaataaataaataggaaggaaGCAAGTGGGGGGgaaacaagaaagacaaaaaggaagaaaagaaactagcTCAACAATATGGCCCAGCAGGTAATGGAGTTTGCTGCCAAtcctgagaaccagagttcaatccATACAACAATCTCCTGAGCACTGCCCTCCAGCTTTCACATGTAAGCCACAGCATGGGctttacaaacacatacacactcaaaacaaatgtaacaacaacaacaacaataacgaAGAAAGGGAATGCATTTGGAgttacttttattaaataaaattccataGTCACGTCTATCACCACCTCCTTGtagcatagatttaaaaaaaaaaatagcaaggcTGTTACTTGCTGATCACTTaagatctgcttggctttaaaTATTAAGGGGGATAAAAAGAAGGGGGGTTGGTTGGGTTTTCTGCTGTTGGGAGATGACAGAATTCCCCCTCATGAGActggagagggagaagcagaagaggaaacagagtcTAAGTCCCCTCTCAGCTGGCCTTCCTTCCCCTCGCCTTCCTTCCCCTCGCCTTCCTTCCCCTCGCCTTCCTTCCCCTCGCTTTCCTGGTAGGGAAGCACAGATTTCCCCTGAGGATGGCTGCTGTCAGGCCTGAGTTCAAGGCTTGAGTGGACGCTGATGGCTTCTGCCCCATCTCACCTCTCCTGAAACAGGaaatgtgggagggagggaggaagggagagagagagagagagagagagagagagagagagagagagagagagacccacttTGGCCTCCTGGAAGCCTCCCTTccgttttttttcttctatttttttgtttttattttttattaagacttatttatggtatgtatatgcatgcactgttgctgtcttcaggcatgACAGAAGAGAGCATGAGATCCCACCACAGAaggcaatcagtgctcttaaccactgagccatttctcctgcccccctggtgtttctttctttttaaatttaattaaaaattttaagtgtatgggtgttttgcttgcatatgtatACTACAATtgtgcagaggccagatgagggtggTAGATCCCTTGGGACTAGAATTGTCAGCCatatggattctgggaaataaACATGAGTTCTCTACAAGagaaacaaatgctcttaaccaatgagccatctctcccatatATACCTTCccctatttctctttctctctctctctctctctctctctctctctctctctctctctctctctctcttccttttttccccttttttgttttttgttgtttttaaacagaatCATATGTAGTCCAGAGTAGCCTTCAACTGCCTTGCCTAAGTTCCTCGCTCCGGAGCGCTGGAATTGCAGGGGTGAGGCAGGTGGGCAAAGGTGTAGGGTAGGTTCCTTACCTCTTGATATTCCCCTGGGGTCTGATGCAGCTTAGAGTAAGCTTCAGCAATGACAGTGGCCCTAGAGAGCAAAGGGACGCCTTCAAGAGACCTGGTCCTGTCGTCACCCTTCCCCATCCTACCTCACCCCTGCtcacttgctgtgtagccctccTCCAGGAGGCAAGCCCGGGATGTCCTCTGAGGCCAGGGTCCTGAAAACCGCGTTTAGGCATGGAGGTTTCTGAGCAGAGGCatacagctctgaggggaaggaggaggaggtgagccGAGAGCCCACACTGGCTCCCCTCCCACTGGCCATTTGACCGGCTCACCAGCAACTTTGTGTCTCAGGGCTTCGTCTAAAGCCATCTCCTTGCTAATTGCCTCCTCGCAAGGCCTAGGCGCCCCAGGGAAGCAGACCACCATGCAGGTCATGTTATCCAGACTTCCCTGgataaagtgaagaaaaaaagactCTGGTGGGCGGGGCAAACGCTCCGTCCTAGGATTCCACGCCTTTGAGGGCGTGGCTTGTCAGCAACCCTGCTGTTGGGAGTCTCAATCACTGACCAGACCAATCCGTCCCCATCTAATCCAAGCTCTCTCCCATCTGGACCCGTCTCTCTGAGGACCATGCCCTTTGCTGGGCCTAGCCACCATGCTGCattaacaaaaacagacacaacccagcaagatggctcatggGCAAAGTCGCTTGCCTGacaccaagcttgacaacctgagttccatctctggagctcactgatgtAAGGAGACAATTGATTACCATAAGACGTTCTCtgagcagccgggcgtggtggcgcacgcctttaattccagcacttgggaggcagaggcaggtggatttctgagttcgaggtcagaggcaggtggatttctgagttcgaggccagcctggtctacagagtgagttccaggacagccaaggctatacagagaaaaaccctgtctcNaaaaaaaaaaaaaaaaaaaaacagtttctacATGATGTTAAGAGCATTACTGAACAGGGTACTTCTAGGTTCCATCAATCCTACCAGCTGCTCACAGGTACTTCTGGGGACCataaaatttataagaaatattAAAGGAGCTATTccaatctacaaaaaaaaaaaaaaaaaaaaaaaagatgttttctgaGCGACACATACATGATGTggtaaaccacacacacacacaccacgagcGCACgcataatacattaaaatataatgcaatttaaataaaagacacccaagtctttttaaattcttcctaTTTTAGGACTTTTCCTGTTTCAGACACACTTCAGGAGTAGCCTGAAGTCCTAGCACGAATCCCATTCCTCGAGGCCGTGCCCCTTCTGTTAAATCCCTCCCACTTACCTATCTACCAGTTCTAGTCTCTGTCATGGTTCAAAGCATCCTTCTTGCTCTGCCCAAGAAGTGCCCACGTCACTCACACCCTCTAGCTCTGCCCCACCCTTTATCAATGAAACCCCTCCTTCCCAAATGCAGTGGCCCCAGGACCTTGCACAGACACGTGTCCAACAGCTGCGCACAGAGTAGCTCCAGGTCCAGGCCCAGACGCAGGCGCGACGTCACTAGCCTTGCCAGATCAGCACCAGACAGAGCGTCCCACACGCCATCAGAAGCCAGGAGAACGAACTCGTCCTCATCCTGGCGTGCCAGCGCAGCCACCTCGGGCTCAGCGGACACGAGCTGCAGCTCAGGAGGCCTCCCGGGTGCCTGCTTGTAGGCGAAGTCACCTAGGGCTCGCGACACGGCCAGGGAGCCCTCTACGCGCCGGCGACGAACAGTGCCACCGGCGTCGTGGATGCGCTCGCGTTCCCGAGGCCGGTGGGGACGGTGGTCCTCGGTGCAGAAGGCCACCGAGCCCGAGCGACTCAGCAGCGCGCGCGAGTCCCCGCAGTGTGCCAGGTAGAGGAATCGCGGGGACACGAGCAGAGCCACAGCCGTTGAGCCACCGGGGTCACCGCGGGGCCAGAGCGCGCTCAGCTGCGCATCTGCTTGGAGGAAGGCGCTACGAA comes from the Mus pahari chromosome 19, PAHARI_EIJ_v1.1, whole genome shotgun sequence genome and includes:
- the Ppm1n gene encoding probable protein phosphatase 1N, which encodes MAAFARLLERLGWAVRAQQVVEQEVEEECSVPGASGSLLAAPRCWQRLHGGAAAVSGLRFGASAVQGWRARMEDAHCARLALPGLPSGWAFFAVLDGHGGARAARFGARHLPGHVLGELGPEPREPDGVRQALRSAFLQADAQLSALWPRGDPGGSTAVALLVSPRFLYLAHCGDSRALLSRSGSVAFCTEDHRPHRPRERERIHDAGGTVRRRRVEGSLAVSRALGDFAYKQAPGRPPELQLVSAEPEVAALARQDEDEFVLLASDGVWDALSGADLARLVTSRLRLGLDLELLCAQLLDTCLCKGSLDNMTCMVVCFPGAPRPCEEAISKEMALDEALRHKVAELYASAQKPPCLNAVFRTLASEDIPGLPPGGGLHSKATVIAEAYSKLHQTPGEYQEVRNLPYTFAHLPHPCNSSAPERGT